One region of Spiroplasma endosymbiont of Asaphidion curtum genomic DNA includes:
- a CDS encoding CPBP family glutamic-type intramembrane protease produces the protein MFFSKQLASKIGNTLLYNMLLVAIVTIISLLIIFQINVFFKFINDAIGAKKSVNQIKIEKSLTTISGKIGLFIMVVITAPLLEELATRHSIFMLSRYRWLGFFISSFYFVWIHVRLGGDIQNIFSYLGFSLSLSLLFIFSRENVTYSFVIHLINNLISYTVLVAT, from the coding sequence TTGTTTTTTAGTAAGCAGTTAGCAAGTAAGATTGGTAATACATTACTTTATAATATGCTATTAGTTGCTATTGTGACTATTATTTCTTTGTTAATTATTTTTCAAATTAATGTTTTTTTTAAATTTATTAATGATGCTATTGGTGCTAAGAAATCTGTTAATCAAATTAAAATTGAAAAGTCTTTAACTACTATTAGCGGCAAGATTGGTTTATTTATTATGGTTGTTATTACAGCACCATTATTGGAAGAATTAGCAACTAGACATAGTATTTTTATGTTATCAAGATATCGTTGATTGGGATTTTTTATTTCTTCTTTTTACTTTGTTTGAATACATGTCCGATTGGGTGGCGATATTCAAAATATTTTTAGTTATTTAGGTTTTTCTTTGTCGTTATCATTACTATTTATTTTTAGTCGTGAAAATGTAACATATTCATTTGTAATTCATTTAATCAATAACTTGATTAGTTATACGGTTTTGGTTGCAACTTAG